From Pararhizobium sp. A13:
ATGGAACGCCGGGCCAGCAGCGCCCACACTGGATCGGCATCGATCGTGCGGGTAATGCGGCCATTGTCGTAGTGGCTGCTGAAAACTCCGCCGTGGCTCGACCAGTCTTCCGGCTCGTCCGGCCCGATGAGCGCAATTTTAGCATCGCTGCGGGCCAGATGGCGGGCGGCGGCTGCGCCCATCATGCCCTTGCCCACAATGATGAAATCAAATGCTCCCGCCATGCTTGCCATCCTTGAAACCGATCTGGCGGAGATAACATGGCATTCGCCGGCTGGCATTTGCGAACTTGAAAAATGCCGGTACGCAAAACCTTATCCGGCACCCGGACGGGTTAAATTAGTTGATGATGCTCTGGACCTTGCCGCAATAGCGGCGCGACACCGGATTCATCTTCGTGGCGCCGTGGCCGGCATTGTAGCGAAGGATCGTGCCGCAGGTGAAACCGCCGGACAGTTCATGCGCCATGGCAAGATATTTCATACCGAACTTGATGTTGGTCTCGGGATCGAACAGCCCGCCCTTGCCCCCGGTATAACCCATCATCCGCGCCGTCGCCGGTTTGATCTGCATCAGGCCGATTTCGCCGGCGCTGCCGCGTGCCTTGGGATTGAAGTTGCTTTCCACCTTGACGACCGCATGGGCGAGATCGACCGGAACGCCATACTGCTTCGCATAGGTCTGGATCAGGCCGCTATAGGCTGAAGTCTCGACAGAGGCGCCCGACGCCGGATAGCCCGTGGTTCTCGTAACTGGCTTGATGGAGGAAGTGATGGTCTTGTCGATACCCGCGGCATACGACGTTTCAACCCCGGAAAAGAGCATGCAGAAGCATGCCGCAGTCGCAGCAAGATGCGATAGTCTCATTTAGCTTGAAATCTCCACTTTCGGGCACAGCAGCATGTGGGCGCACCCCGCCCTGCCGTCTTGCATTCCGATCTTCGTGATCAGCAGGAGGAGGCGTTGCACCTCGAAATCACCTGCAATTCGGTACGGCTGCAAAAGACCCCGGCATCGTGACGATCATGTGGCAGTGCACAAATTTTGTAACAGGAAGGCTTCAGGCAATCTTCAAAAACCGTCCCGGCAAGCCCGTTCAGCGGCTGAAATTCGGCAGCGTGGACAAGAGCCTGTGGAGCGTATCGAGGGTCGAAATATCGGCGATGCCGTCGACCTGGGACTGGCGGAAATGGCGCTGGAAGGCGGCCAACGCACCCTCCGTCTTCTCGCAAAAAATGCCTGTCACTTCAATTCCGTAGCCATAGAGCGACAGCATGGTCTGGACCGCTTCGACGGGCTGGCCCTGATCGCCCCTTTGGAAAAATCGTCCGCCACCGATCGGTGCTGGCGGAACCCAGTGCCCGACGCCCTTCGAATGGAGCCGTTCCCAAGGAAATTTTTCTCCCGGATCCACCTTGCGAATAGGGGCCACATCGCTGTGCGCAAGTACCCTTTCTGGGGCAACCGACCACCGCCTGCCACAGTCCCGACACAATTCGGCGACCGCTTCGATCTGCGCCGAGGGAAAATCCGGCAATCCACCAGGGTGGCCGGCATTGGCGATCTCGATGCCGATCGAGCGGGAATTGATGTCCGTTTCGCCCTTCCAGATGCTCTTGCCCGCGTGCCACGCGCGACGATCCTCGGCGACGAGCTGATCTACACAGCCATCCTCATGGACGAAATAATGGCTCGAAACCTGGCTCTCCTCGCGACAGAGCCAGTCGAGTGCGGCTCGCGCCGTCTCCATGCCGGTATAGTGGAGAACGATCATATCCGGTTTCTGCCCGCCCGCCCTTTCGCCATGGTTGGGCGATGGCACGGCGCGCGCGGCCGGGTAGTCACAGACGAAGTGCGTCATGCGGCGCGGCGTTCTTTCTCGATCGCCTCATAAGCAGCGTTTAGTGCCGCCATGCGATCATTGGCGATCGCGTGCAATTCTTCCGGGACACCGCGGGCGACCAGCATATCGGGATGATTTTCCGATACGAGTACGCGGTAGCGCTTGCGGATCATCGAGAAGTCGTCCTTTGGCGAGACACCGAGCACTTCGTAGGGATTGGCATCGGACGCGTGAACATGGCGGGCCATGATCTCCTGAAACCGCTCCTCCTCCATGTGGAAGATTTCCGCCACACGAGTGAGGAACCCGATCTCCTTTTCGTGCAGGGCGCCATCTGACTTGGCGATATGAAAGAGCCCGTCGATGATATCTTCCAGCACCGGGCAGTTCTGCTCGCAAGAAGCGCAGAGCGACGCCATCTTCTCGGCATAGGCCTCGTAACCGGCGACGTCCTGACGGGCGAGATTGTAGAGCCGCGCGACGTTCTGGGCCTGATCGTCCGGAAACTTGAAGATATCGCGGAAAGCGGACACCTCGGCCTCGGTGACGATGCCGTCGGCTTTTGCCATCTTGGCGGACAGCGCGATCATGGCGACGGAGAAAGCCACCTTGCGGCGGGTCTCCGGGTCGCCTTCAAACAGCGTCCTGATCGCCTCGACCACGCCGGCAAGCGCATTGCCCGTCGCGGTGACGATGCTGAGGATGCGATCCCAGAATGACATAGGCACGTTCTTTCCCTTGATTGCTGATCCACATTGCTTTCGGGAGGCGGCGGCACGGGCAAGGCGTCCATGCGCAGGTGCAAAGAGGCAGACACAGCGATGCGGCCGCAATAGGCGGGCAGCTCACGGGACAGCATGACCAGATGTTGACGCGGATTGCAAGGCATACAACCCGCCGAATCGACCCAAATGACGAATTTGTGATGGCACCTCACTATTTTCCATTCATTGGGGTGATCCGTCGATCATGCAAATCAATTTGACTTTGATCCTGCCGGGATGCGAGCGAAAGTTGAACATTCCCGGAGTTCCCATGCGCATTTCCACCCACCCGCAGGCCATGGGCATGGCCCTTGGCCTGATCGGCGTCACGATTTTTGGCGCAACTTTGCCGATGACGCACATTGCTCTCGGCGGCTTCTCTCCCTTCTTCATCACCTTCGGCCGCGCCGTCATCGCCTCGATCGCTGCCGGGCTGACGCTGCTTTTGCTCGGCAAACGCTGGCCGAAGGGACAGGGCGCAATCTTGCTCGGCGCGGGCATCTGCGTGGTCTACGGGTTTCCGATCTTTTCCTCGACCGCGATGC
This genomic window contains:
- a CDS encoding N-acetylmuramoyl-L-alanine amidase, which encodes MTHFVCDYPAARAVPSPNHGERAGGQKPDMIVLHYTGMETARAALDWLCREESQVSSHYFVHEDGCVDQLVAEDRRAWHAGKSIWKGETDINSRSIGIEIANAGHPGGLPDFPSAQIEAVAELCRDCGRRWSVAPERVLAHSDVAPIRKVDPGEKFPWERLHSKGVGHWVPPAPIGGGRFFQRGDQGQPVEAVQTMLSLYGYGIEVTGIFCEKTEGALAAFQRHFRQSQVDGIADISTLDTLHRLLSTLPNFSR
- a CDS encoding DnaJ family molecular chaperone yields the protein MSFWDRILSIVTATGNALAGVVEAIRTLFEGDPETRRKVAFSVAMIALSAKMAKADGIVTEAEVSAFRDIFKFPDDQAQNVARLYNLARQDVAGYEAYAEKMASLCASCEQNCPVLEDIIDGLFHIAKSDGALHEKEIGFLTRVAEIFHMEEERFQEIMARHVHASDANPYEVLGVSPKDDFSMIRKRYRVLVSENHPDMLVARGVPEELHAIANDRMAALNAAYEAIEKERRAA
- a CDS encoding lytic transglycosylase domain-containing protein gives rise to the protein MRLSHLAATAACFCMLFSGVETSYAAGIDKTITSSIKPVTRTTGYPASGASVETSAYSGLIQTYAKQYGVPVDLAHAVVKVESNFNPKARGSAGEIGLMQIKPATARMMGYTGGKGGLFDPETNIKFGMKYLAMAHELSGGFTCGTILRYNAGHGATKMNPVSRRYCGKVQSIIN